One Nomascus leucogenys isolate Asia chromosome 22a, Asia_NLE_v1, whole genome shotgun sequence DNA segment encodes these proteins:
- the BAG6 gene encoding large proline-rich protein BAG6 isoform X7, whose product MEPNDSTSTAVEEPDSLEVLVKTLDSQTRTFIVGAQMNVKEFKEHIAASVSIPSEKQRLIYQGRVLQDDKKLQEYNVGGKVIHLVERAPPQTQLPSGASSGTGSASATHGGGPPPGTRGPGASVHDRNANSYVMVGTFNLPSDGSAVDVHINMEQAPIQSEPRVRLVMAQHMIRDIQTLLSRMECRGGPQPQHSQPPPQPPAVTSEPVALSSQTSEPVESEAPPREPMEAEEVEERAPAQNPELTPGPAPAGPTPAPETNAPNHPSPAEYVEVLQELQRLESRLQPFLQRYYEVLGAAATTDYNNNHEGREEDQRLINLVGESLRLLGNTFVALSDLRCNLACAPPRHLHVVRPMSHYTTPMVLQQAAIPIQINVGTTVTMTGNGARPPPTPNAEAPPPGPGQASSVAPSSTNVESSAEGAPPPGPAPPPATSHPRVIRISHQSVEPVVMMHMNIQGQQVPGFPTAPTRVVIARPTPPQARPSHPGGPPVSGTLQGAGLGTNASLAQMVSGLVGQLLMQPVLVAQGTPGMAPPPAPATASASAGTTNTATTAGPAPGGPAQPPPAPQPSTADLQFSQLLGNLLGPAGPGAGGPGVASPTITVAMPGVPAFLQGMTDFLQATQTAPPPPPPPPPPPPAPEQQTMPPPGSPSGGAGSPGGLGLESLSPEFFTSVVQGVLSSLLGSLGARAGSSESIAAFIQRLSGSSNIFEPGADGALGFFGALLSLLCQNFSMVDVVMLLHGHFQPLQRLQPQLRSFFHQHYLGGQEPTPSNIRMATHTLITGLEEYVRESFSLVQVQPGVDIIRTNLEFLQEQFNSIAAHVLHCTDSGFGARLLELCNQGLFECLALNLHCLGGQQMELAAVINGRIRRMSRGVNPSLVSWLTTMMGLRLQVVLEHMPVGPDAILRYVRRVGDPPQPLPEEPMEVQGAERASPEPQRENASPAPGTTAEEAMSRGPPPAPEGGSRDEQDGASAETEPWAAAVPPEWVPIIQQDIQSQRKVKPQPPLSDAYLSGMPAKRRKTMQGEGPQLLLSEAVSRAAKAAGARPLTSPESLSRDLEAPEVQESYRQQLRSDIQKRLQEDPNYSPQRFPNAQRAFAEDP is encoded by the exons ATGGAGCCTAATGATAGTACCAGTACCGCTGTGGAGGAGCCTGACAGCTTGGAGGTGTTGGTGAAGACCCTGGACTCTCAAACTCGGACCTTTATTGTGGGGGCCCAG ATGAATGTAAAAGAGTTTAAGGAGCACATTGCTGCCTCTGTCAGCATCCCATCTGAAAAACAACGGCTCATTTACCAGGGACGAGTTCTGCAAGATGATAAGAAGCTTCAGGAATACA ATGTCGGGGGAAAGGTTATCCACCTGGTGGAACGGGCTCCTCCTCAGACTCAGCTCCCTTCTGGGGCGTCTTCTGGGACGGGGTCTGCCTCAGCCACTCATGGTGGGGGACCCCCGCCTGGTACTCGGGGGCCTGGGGCCTCTGTTCATGACCGGAATGCCAACAGCTATGTCATGGTTGGAACCTTCAATCTTCCT AGTGACGGCTCTGCTGTGGATGTTCACATCAACATGGAACAGGCCCCGATTCAG AGTGAGCCCCGGGTACGGCTGGTGATGGCTCAGCACATGATCAGGGATATACAGACCTTACTATCCCGGATGGAG TGTCGAGGAGGGCCCCAACCGCAGCACAGTCAGCCGCCCCCGCAGCCACCGGCCGTGACCTCGGAGCCAGTAGCCTTGAGCTCTCAAACATCAGAACCAGTTGAAAGTGAAGCACCTCCCCGGGAGCCCATGGAGGCAGAAGAAGTGGAGGAGCGTGCCCCAGCCCAGAACCCGGAGCTCACTCCTGGCCCAGCCCCAGCGGGCCCAACACCTGCCCCGGAAACAAACGCACCCAA CCATCCTTCACCTGCGGAGTATGTTGAGGTGCTCCAGGAGCTACAGCGGCTGGAGAGTCGCCTCCAGCCCTTCTTGCAGCGCTACTACGAGGTTCTGGGTGCTGCTGCCACCACGGACTACAATAACAAT CACGAGGGCCGGGAGGAGGATCAGCGGTTGATCAACTTGGTAGGGGAGAGCCTGCGACTGCTGGGCAACACCTTTGTTGCACTGTCTGACCTGCGCTGCAATCTGGCCTGCGCGCCCCCACGACACCTGCATGTGGTCCGGCCTATGTCTCACTACACCACCCCCATGGTGCTCCAGCAGGCAGCCATTCCCATACAG ATCAATGTGGGAACCACTGTGACCATGACGGGAAATGGGGCTCGGCCCCCGCCAACTCCCAATGCGGAGGCACCTCCCCCTGGTCCTGGGCAGGCCTCATCCGTGGCTCCGTCTTCTACCAATGTCGAGTCCTCAGCTGAGGGGGCTCCCCCGCCAGGTCCAGCTCCCCCACCAGCCACCAGCCACCCGAGGGTCATCCGGATTTCCCACCAGAGTGTGGAACCCGTGGTCATGATGCACATGAACATTCAAG GACAGCAGGTGCCAGGCTTCCCAACAGCTCCAACCCGGGTGGTCATTGCCCGGCCCACTCCTCCACAGGCTCGGCCTTCCCATCCTGGAGGGCCCCCAGTCTCTGGGACACTG CAGGGCGCCGGTCTGGGTACCAATGCCTCGTTGGCCCAGATGGTGAGCGGCCTTGTGGGGCAGCTTCTTATGCAGCCAGTCCTTGTGG CTCAGGGGACCCCAGGTATGGCTCCACCGCCAGCCCCGGCCACTGCTTCTGCCAGTGCTGGCACCACCAACACAGCTACCACAGCTGGCCCCGCTCCTGGGGGGCCTGCCCAGCCTCCACCCGCCCCTCAACCCTCCACGGCTGATCTTCAATTCTCTCAGCTTCTGGGGAACCTGCTAGGGCCTGCAGGGCCGGGGGCTGGAGGGCCTGGTGTGGCTTCTCCCACCATCACTGTGGCGATGCCTGGTGTCCCTGCCTTTCTCCAGGGCATGACTGACTTCTTGCAG GCAACACAGACAgcccctccaccacccccacctcctccacccccaccacctgcCCCAGAGCAGCAGACCATGCCCCCACCAGGCTCCCCTTCTGGTGGCGCAGGGAGTCCTGGAGGCCTGGGTCTTGAGAGCCTGTCACCTGAGTTTTTTACTTCAGTGGTGCAGGGTGTGCTGAGCTCCCTGCTGGGCTCCTTGGGGGCTCGGGCTGGCAGCAGTGAAAGTATTGCTGCCTTCATACAACGCCTCAGTGGATCCAGCAACATCTTTGAGCCTGGAGCTGATGGGGCCCTTG GATTCTTTGGGGCCCTGCTCTCTCTTCTGTGCCAGAACTTCTCTATGGTGGACGTAGTGATGCTTCTCCATGGGCACTTCCAGCCACTACAACGGCTCCAGCCCCAGCTGCGATCCTTCTTCCACCAGCACTACCTGGGTGGTCAGGAACCCACACCCAGTAACATCCGG ATGGCAACCCACACACTGATCACGGGGCTAGAAGAGTATGTGCGGGAGAGTTTT TCCTTGGTGCAGGTTCAGCCAGGTGTGGACATCATCCGGACAAACCTGGAATTTCTCCAAGAGCAGTTTAATAGCATTGCTGCTCATGTGCTGCATTGCACAG ATAGTGGATTTGGGGCCCGGTTGCTGGAGTTGTGTAACCAAGGCCTGTTTGAATGCCTGGCCCTGAACCTGCACTGCTTGGGGGGACAGCAGATGGAGCTTGCTGCTGTTATCAATGGCCGAATT CGTCGTATGTCTCGTGGAGTGAATCCCTCCTTGGTGAGCTGGCTGACCACTATGATGGGACTGAGGCTTCAGGTGGTACTGgagcacatgcctgtaggcccCGATGCCATTCTCAGATACGTTCGCAGGGTTGGTGATCCCCCCCAG CCACTTCCTGAGGAGCCAATGGAAGTTCAGGGAGCAGAAAGAGCTTCCCCTGAGCCTCAG CGGGAGAAtgcttccccagcccctggaacAACAGCAGAAGAGGCCATGTCCCGAGGTCCACCTCCTGCTCCTGAGGGGGGCTCCCGGGATGAACAGGATGGAGCTTCAGCTGAGACAGAACCTTGGGCAGCTGCAGTCCCCCCA GAATGGGTCCCTATTATCCAGCAGGACATTCAGAGCCAGCGGAAGGTGAAACCACAGCCCCCCCTGAGTGATGCCTACCTCAGTGGTATGCCTGCCAAGAGACGCAAG ACGATGCAGGGTGAGGGCCCCCAGCTGCTTCTCTCAGAGGCTGTGAGCCGGGCAGCTAAGGCGGCCGGAGCTCGGCCCCTGACGAGCCCCGAGAGCCTGAGCCGGGACCTGGAGGCACCAGAGGTTCAGGAGAGCTACAGGCAGCAG CTCCGGTCTGATATACAAAAACGACTGCAGGAAGACCCCAACTACAGTCCCCAGCGCTTCCCCAATGCCCAGCGGGCCTTTGCTGAAGATCCTTAG
- the BAG6 gene encoding large proline-rich protein BAG6 isoform X2: protein MEPNDSTSTAVEEPDSLEVLVKTLDSQTRTFIVGAQMNVKEFKEHIAASVSIPSEKQRLIYQGRVLQDDKKLQEYNVGGKVIHLVERAPPQTQLPSGASSGTGSASATHGGGPPPGTRGPGASVHDRNANSYVMVGTFNLPSDGSAVDVHINMEQAPIQSEPRVRLVMAQHMIRDIQTLLSRMECRGGPQPQHSQPPPQPPAVTSEPVALSSQTSEPVESEAPPREPMEAEEVEERAPAQNPELTPGPAPAGPTPAPETNAPNHPSPAEYVEVLQELQRLESRLQPFLQRYYEVLGAAATTDYNNNHEGREEDQRLINLVGESLRLLGNTFVALSDLRCNLACAPPRHLHVVRPMSHYTTPMVLQQAAIPIQINVGTTVTMTGNGARPPPTPNAEAPPPGPGQASSVAPSSTNVESSAEGAPPPGPAPPPATSHPRVIRISHQSVEPVVMMHMNIQDSGTQPGGVPSAPTGPLGPPGHGQTVGSTLIQLPSLPPEFMHAVAHQITHQAMVAAVASAAAGQQVPGFPTAPTRVVIARPTPPQARPSHPGGPPVSGTLGAGLGTNASLAQMVSGLVGQLLMQPVLVAQGTPGMAPPPAPATASASAGTTNTATTAGPAPGGPAQPPPAPQPSTADLQFSQLLGNLLGPAGPGAGGPGVASPTITVAMPGVPAFLQGMTDFLQATQTAPPPPPPPPPPPPAPEQQTMPPPGSPSGGAGSPGGLGLESLSPEFFTSVVQGVLSSLLGSLGARAGSSESIAAFIQRLSGSSNIFEPGADGALGFFGALLSLLCQNFSMVDVVMLLHGHFQPLQRLQPQLRSFFHQHYLGGQEPTPSNIRMATHTLITGLEEYVRESFSLVQVQPGVDIIRTNLEFLQEQFNSIAAHVLHCTDSGFGARLLELCNQGLFECLALNLHCLGGQQMELAAVINGRIRRMSRGVNPSLVSWLTTMMGLRLQVVLEHMPVGPDAILRYVRRVGDPPQPLPEEPMEVQGAERASPEPQRENASPAPGTTAEEAMSRGPPPAPEGGSRDEQDGASAETEPWAAAVPPEWVPIIQQDIQSQRKVKPQPPLSDAYLSGMPAKRRKTMQGEGPQLLLSEAVSRAAKAAGARPLTSPESLSRDLEAPEVQESYRQQLRSDIQKRLQEDPNYSPQRFPNAQRAFAEDP, encoded by the exons ATGGAGCCTAATGATAGTACCAGTACCGCTGTGGAGGAGCCTGACAGCTTGGAGGTGTTGGTGAAGACCCTGGACTCTCAAACTCGGACCTTTATTGTGGGGGCCCAG ATGAATGTAAAAGAGTTTAAGGAGCACATTGCTGCCTCTGTCAGCATCCCATCTGAAAAACAACGGCTCATTTACCAGGGACGAGTTCTGCAAGATGATAAGAAGCTTCAGGAATACA ATGTCGGGGGAAAGGTTATCCACCTGGTGGAACGGGCTCCTCCTCAGACTCAGCTCCCTTCTGGGGCGTCTTCTGGGACGGGGTCTGCCTCAGCCACTCATGGTGGGGGACCCCCGCCTGGTACTCGGGGGCCTGGGGCCTCTGTTCATGACCGGAATGCCAACAGCTATGTCATGGTTGGAACCTTCAATCTTCCT AGTGACGGCTCTGCTGTGGATGTTCACATCAACATGGAACAGGCCCCGATTCAG AGTGAGCCCCGGGTACGGCTGGTGATGGCTCAGCACATGATCAGGGATATACAGACCTTACTATCCCGGATGGAG TGTCGAGGAGGGCCCCAACCGCAGCACAGTCAGCCGCCCCCGCAGCCACCGGCCGTGACCTCGGAGCCAGTAGCCTTGAGCTCTCAAACATCAGAACCAGTTGAAAGTGAAGCACCTCCCCGGGAGCCCATGGAGGCAGAAGAAGTGGAGGAGCGTGCCCCAGCCCAGAACCCGGAGCTCACTCCTGGCCCAGCCCCAGCGGGCCCAACACCTGCCCCGGAAACAAACGCACCCAA CCATCCTTCACCTGCGGAGTATGTTGAGGTGCTCCAGGAGCTACAGCGGCTGGAGAGTCGCCTCCAGCCCTTCTTGCAGCGCTACTACGAGGTTCTGGGTGCTGCTGCCACCACGGACTACAATAACAAT CACGAGGGCCGGGAGGAGGATCAGCGGTTGATCAACTTGGTAGGGGAGAGCCTGCGACTGCTGGGCAACACCTTTGTTGCACTGTCTGACCTGCGCTGCAATCTGGCCTGCGCGCCCCCACGACACCTGCATGTGGTCCGGCCTATGTCTCACTACACCACCCCCATGGTGCTCCAGCAGGCAGCCATTCCCATACAG ATCAATGTGGGAACCACTGTGACCATGACGGGAAATGGGGCTCGGCCCCCGCCAACTCCCAATGCGGAGGCACCTCCCCCTGGTCCTGGGCAGGCCTCATCCGTGGCTCCGTCTTCTACCAATGTCGAGTCCTCAGCTGAGGGGGCTCCCCCGCCAGGTCCAGCTCCCCCACCAGCCACCAGCCACCCGAGGGTCATCCGGATTTCCCACCAGAGTGTGGAACCCGTGGTCATGATGCACATGAACATTCAAG ATTCTGGCACACAGCCTGGTGGTGTTCCGAGTGCTCCCACTGGCCCCCTGGGACCCCCTGGTCATGGCCAAACCGTGG GCTCCACCCTCATCCAgctgccctccctgccccctgaGTTCATGCACGCCGTCGCCCACCAGATCACTCATCAGGCCATGGTGGCAGCTGTTGCCTCCGCGGCCGCAG GACAGCAGGTGCCAGGCTTCCCAACAGCTCCAACCCGGGTGGTCATTGCCCGGCCCACTCCTCCACAGGCTCGGCCTTCCCATCCTGGAGGGCCCCCAGTCTCTGGGACACTG GGCGCCGGTCTGGGTACCAATGCCTCGTTGGCCCAGATGGTGAGCGGCCTTGTGGGGCAGCTTCTTATGCAGCCAGTCCTTGTGG CTCAGGGGACCCCAGGTATGGCTCCACCGCCAGCCCCGGCCACTGCTTCTGCCAGTGCTGGCACCACCAACACAGCTACCACAGCTGGCCCCGCTCCTGGGGGGCCTGCCCAGCCTCCACCCGCCCCTCAACCCTCCACGGCTGATCTTCAATTCTCTCAGCTTCTGGGGAACCTGCTAGGGCCTGCAGGGCCGGGGGCTGGAGGGCCTGGTGTGGCTTCTCCCACCATCACTGTGGCGATGCCTGGTGTCCCTGCCTTTCTCCAGGGCATGACTGACTTCTTGCAG GCAACACAGACAgcccctccaccacccccacctcctccacccccaccacctgcCCCAGAGCAGCAGACCATGCCCCCACCAGGCTCCCCTTCTGGTGGCGCAGGGAGTCCTGGAGGCCTGGGTCTTGAGAGCCTGTCACCTGAGTTTTTTACTTCAGTGGTGCAGGGTGTGCTGAGCTCCCTGCTGGGCTCCTTGGGGGCTCGGGCTGGCAGCAGTGAAAGTATTGCTGCCTTCATACAACGCCTCAGTGGATCCAGCAACATCTTTGAGCCTGGAGCTGATGGGGCCCTTG GATTCTTTGGGGCCCTGCTCTCTCTTCTGTGCCAGAACTTCTCTATGGTGGACGTAGTGATGCTTCTCCATGGGCACTTCCAGCCACTACAACGGCTCCAGCCCCAGCTGCGATCCTTCTTCCACCAGCACTACCTGGGTGGTCAGGAACCCACACCCAGTAACATCCGG ATGGCAACCCACACACTGATCACGGGGCTAGAAGAGTATGTGCGGGAGAGTTTT TCCTTGGTGCAGGTTCAGCCAGGTGTGGACATCATCCGGACAAACCTGGAATTTCTCCAAGAGCAGTTTAATAGCATTGCTGCTCATGTGCTGCATTGCACAG ATAGTGGATTTGGGGCCCGGTTGCTGGAGTTGTGTAACCAAGGCCTGTTTGAATGCCTGGCCCTGAACCTGCACTGCTTGGGGGGACAGCAGATGGAGCTTGCTGCTGTTATCAATGGCCGAATT CGTCGTATGTCTCGTGGAGTGAATCCCTCCTTGGTGAGCTGGCTGACCACTATGATGGGACTGAGGCTTCAGGTGGTACTGgagcacatgcctgtaggcccCGATGCCATTCTCAGATACGTTCGCAGGGTTGGTGATCCCCCCCAG CCACTTCCTGAGGAGCCAATGGAAGTTCAGGGAGCAGAAAGAGCTTCCCCTGAGCCTCAG CGGGAGAAtgcttccccagcccctggaacAACAGCAGAAGAGGCCATGTCCCGAGGTCCACCTCCTGCTCCTGAGGGGGGCTCCCGGGATGAACAGGATGGAGCTTCAGCTGAGACAGAACCTTGGGCAGCTGCAGTCCCCCCA GAATGGGTCCCTATTATCCAGCAGGACATTCAGAGCCAGCGGAAGGTGAAACCACAGCCCCCCCTGAGTGATGCCTACCTCAGTGGTATGCCTGCCAAGAGACGCAAG ACGATGCAGGGTGAGGGCCCCCAGCTGCTTCTCTCAGAGGCTGTGAGCCGGGCAGCTAAGGCGGCCGGAGCTCGGCCCCTGACGAGCCCCGAGAGCCTGAGCCGGGACCTGGAGGCACCAGAGGTTCAGGAGAGCTACAGGCAGCAG CTCCGGTCTGATATACAAAAACGACTGCAGGAAGACCCCAACTACAGTCCCCAGCGCTTCCCCAATGCCCAGCGGGCCTTTGCTGAAGATCCTTAG
- the BAG6 gene encoding large proline-rich protein BAG6 isoform X5, producing MEPNDSTSTAVEEPDSLEVLVKTLDSQTRTFIVGAQMNVKEFKEHIAASVSIPSEKQRLIYQGRVLQDDKKLQEYNVGGKVIHLVERAPPQTQLPSGASSGTGSASATHGGGPPPGTRGPGASVHDRNANSYVMVGTFNLPSDGSAVDVHINMEQAPIQSEPRVRLVMAQHMIRDIQTLLSRMECRGGPQPQHSQPPPQPPAVTSEPVALSSQTSEPVESEAPPREPMEAEEVEERAPAQNPELTPGPAPAGPTPAPETNAPNHPSPAEYVEVLQELQRLESRLQPFLQRYYEVLGAAATTDYNNNHEGREEDQRLINLVGESLRLLGNTFVALSDLRCNLACAPPRHLHVVRPMSHYTTPMVLQQAAIPIQINVGTTVTMTGNGARPPPTPNAEAPPPGPGQASSVAPSSTNVESSAEGAPPPGPAPPPATSHPRVIRISHQSVEPVVMMHMNIQDSGTQPGGVPSAPTGPLGPPGHGQTVGSTLIQLPSLPPEFMHAVAHQITHQAMVAAVASAAAGQQVPGFPTAPTRVVIARPTPPQARPSHPGGPPVSGTLQGAGLGTNASLAQMVSGLVGQLLMQPVLVAQGTPGMAPPPAPATASASAGTTNTATTAGPAPGGPAQPPPAPQPSTADLQFSQLLGNLLGPAGPGAGGPGVASPTITVAMPGVPAFLQGMTDFLQATQTAPPPPPPPPPPPPAPEQQTMPPPGSPSGGAGSPGGLGLESLSPEFFTSVVQGVLSSLLGSLGARAGSSESIAAFIQRLSGSSNIFEPGADGALGFFGALLSLLCQNFSMVDVVMLLHGHFQPLQRLQPQLRSFFHQHYLGGQEPTPSNIRMATHTLITGLEEYVRESFSLVQVQPGVDIIRTNLEFLQEQFNSIAAHVLHCTDSGFGARLLELCNQGLFECLALNLHCLGGQQMELAAVINGRIRRMSRGVNPSLVSWLTTMMGLRLQVVLEHMPVGPDAILRYVRRVGDPPQPLPEEPMEVQGAERASPEPQRENASPAPGTTAEEAMSRGPPPAPEGGSRDEQDGASAETEPWAAAVPPEWVPIIQQDIQSQRKVKPQPPLSDAYLSGMPAKRRKLRSDIQKRLQEDPNYSPQRFPNAQRAFAEDP from the exons ATGGAGCCTAATGATAGTACCAGTACCGCTGTGGAGGAGCCTGACAGCTTGGAGGTGTTGGTGAAGACCCTGGACTCTCAAACTCGGACCTTTATTGTGGGGGCCCAG ATGAATGTAAAAGAGTTTAAGGAGCACATTGCTGCCTCTGTCAGCATCCCATCTGAAAAACAACGGCTCATTTACCAGGGACGAGTTCTGCAAGATGATAAGAAGCTTCAGGAATACA ATGTCGGGGGAAAGGTTATCCACCTGGTGGAACGGGCTCCTCCTCAGACTCAGCTCCCTTCTGGGGCGTCTTCTGGGACGGGGTCTGCCTCAGCCACTCATGGTGGGGGACCCCCGCCTGGTACTCGGGGGCCTGGGGCCTCTGTTCATGACCGGAATGCCAACAGCTATGTCATGGTTGGAACCTTCAATCTTCCT AGTGACGGCTCTGCTGTGGATGTTCACATCAACATGGAACAGGCCCCGATTCAG AGTGAGCCCCGGGTACGGCTGGTGATGGCTCAGCACATGATCAGGGATATACAGACCTTACTATCCCGGATGGAG TGTCGAGGAGGGCCCCAACCGCAGCACAGTCAGCCGCCCCCGCAGCCACCGGCCGTGACCTCGGAGCCAGTAGCCTTGAGCTCTCAAACATCAGAACCAGTTGAAAGTGAAGCACCTCCCCGGGAGCCCATGGAGGCAGAAGAAGTGGAGGAGCGTGCCCCAGCCCAGAACCCGGAGCTCACTCCTGGCCCAGCCCCAGCGGGCCCAACACCTGCCCCGGAAACAAACGCACCCAA CCATCCTTCACCTGCGGAGTATGTTGAGGTGCTCCAGGAGCTACAGCGGCTGGAGAGTCGCCTCCAGCCCTTCTTGCAGCGCTACTACGAGGTTCTGGGTGCTGCTGCCACCACGGACTACAATAACAAT CACGAGGGCCGGGAGGAGGATCAGCGGTTGATCAACTTGGTAGGGGAGAGCCTGCGACTGCTGGGCAACACCTTTGTTGCACTGTCTGACCTGCGCTGCAATCTGGCCTGCGCGCCCCCACGACACCTGCATGTGGTCCGGCCTATGTCTCACTACACCACCCCCATGGTGCTCCAGCAGGCAGCCATTCCCATACAG ATCAATGTGGGAACCACTGTGACCATGACGGGAAATGGGGCTCGGCCCCCGCCAACTCCCAATGCGGAGGCACCTCCCCCTGGTCCTGGGCAGGCCTCATCCGTGGCTCCGTCTTCTACCAATGTCGAGTCCTCAGCTGAGGGGGCTCCCCCGCCAGGTCCAGCTCCCCCACCAGCCACCAGCCACCCGAGGGTCATCCGGATTTCCCACCAGAGTGTGGAACCCGTGGTCATGATGCACATGAACATTCAAG ATTCTGGCACACAGCCTGGTGGTGTTCCGAGTGCTCCCACTGGCCCCCTGGGACCCCCTGGTCATGGCCAAACCGTGG GCTCCACCCTCATCCAgctgccctccctgccccctgaGTTCATGCACGCCGTCGCCCACCAGATCACTCATCAGGCCATGGTGGCAGCTGTTGCCTCCGCGGCCGCAG GACAGCAGGTGCCAGGCTTCCCAACAGCTCCAACCCGGGTGGTCATTGCCCGGCCCACTCCTCCACAGGCTCGGCCTTCCCATCCTGGAGGGCCCCCAGTCTCTGGGACACTG CAGGGCGCCGGTCTGGGTACCAATGCCTCGTTGGCCCAGATGGTGAGCGGCCTTGTGGGGCAGCTTCTTATGCAGCCAGTCCTTGTGG CTCAGGGGACCCCAGGTATGGCTCCACCGCCAGCCCCGGCCACTGCTTCTGCCAGTGCTGGCACCACCAACACAGCTACCACAGCTGGCCCCGCTCCTGGGGGGCCTGCCCAGCCTCCACCCGCCCCTCAACCCTCCACGGCTGATCTTCAATTCTCTCAGCTTCTGGGGAACCTGCTAGGGCCTGCAGGGCCGGGGGCTGGAGGGCCTGGTGTGGCTTCTCCCACCATCACTGTGGCGATGCCTGGTGTCCCTGCCTTTCTCCAGGGCATGACTGACTTCTTGCAG GCAACACAGACAgcccctccaccacccccacctcctccacccccaccacctgcCCCAGAGCAGCAGACCATGCCCCCACCAGGCTCCCCTTCTGGTGGCGCAGGGAGTCCTGGAGGCCTGGGTCTTGAGAGCCTGTCACCTGAGTTTTTTACTTCAGTGGTGCAGGGTGTGCTGAGCTCCCTGCTGGGCTCCTTGGGGGCTCGGGCTGGCAGCAGTGAAAGTATTGCTGCCTTCATACAACGCCTCAGTGGATCCAGCAACATCTTTGAGCCTGGAGCTGATGGGGCCCTTG GATTCTTTGGGGCCCTGCTCTCTCTTCTGTGCCAGAACTTCTCTATGGTGGACGTAGTGATGCTTCTCCATGGGCACTTCCAGCCACTACAACGGCTCCAGCCCCAGCTGCGATCCTTCTTCCACCAGCACTACCTGGGTGGTCAGGAACCCACACCCAGTAACATCCGG ATGGCAACCCACACACTGATCACGGGGCTAGAAGAGTATGTGCGGGAGAGTTTT TCCTTGGTGCAGGTTCAGCCAGGTGTGGACATCATCCGGACAAACCTGGAATTTCTCCAAGAGCAGTTTAATAGCATTGCTGCTCATGTGCTGCATTGCACAG ATAGTGGATTTGGGGCCCGGTTGCTGGAGTTGTGTAACCAAGGCCTGTTTGAATGCCTGGCCCTGAACCTGCACTGCTTGGGGGGACAGCAGATGGAGCTTGCTGCTGTTATCAATGGCCGAATT CGTCGTATGTCTCGTGGAGTGAATCCCTCCTTGGTGAGCTGGCTGACCACTATGATGGGACTGAGGCTTCAGGTGGTACTGgagcacatgcctgtaggcccCGATGCCATTCTCAGATACGTTCGCAGGGTTGGTGATCCCCCCCAG CCACTTCCTGAGGAGCCAATGGAAGTTCAGGGAGCAGAAAGAGCTTCCCCTGAGCCTCAG CGGGAGAAtgcttccccagcccctggaacAACAGCAGAAGAGGCCATGTCCCGAGGTCCACCTCCTGCTCCTGAGGGGGGCTCCCGGGATGAACAGGATGGAGCTTCAGCTGAGACAGAACCTTGGGCAGCTGCAGTCCCCCCA GAATGGGTCCCTATTATCCAGCAGGACATTCAGAGCCAGCGGAAGGTGAAACCACAGCCCCCCCTGAGTGATGCCTACCTCAGTGGTATGCCTGCCAAGAGACGCAAG CTCCGGTCTGATATACAAAAACGACTGCAGGAAGACCCCAACTACAGTCCCCAGCGCTTCCCCAATGCCCAGCGGGCCTTTGCTGAAGATCCTTAG